One Corynebacterium yudongzhengii DNA window includes the following coding sequences:
- a CDS encoding PucR family transcriptional regulator, which produces MTEILLRETRTREEAERHERSSTRFLQSWLFDCHELTPELAEQGFAFNIDVRQDYLIAAASVVSTRAPMPSFQEEVDRITRKLLKDAASRGAASGMLGSRIILLFPLSGRRSPEGIVAEITAWLEKAALHVRRSTALTLTVGVSSIGSPAPEAADQAVRALRHALHSPADVYRFDDLTLELLVDSIPERQRQAFVQRVFRDTPGEARRYLKAYFEADGSLSLAAETLFINKNTLNGRLHRVAETTGYDPRRIADAVVLWLALHLEG; this is translated from the coding sequence ATGACGGAGATCCTGCTCCGGGAGACGCGTACCCGGGAGGAGGCCGAAAGGCACGAGCGCTCCTCGACCCGTTTCCTGCAATCGTGGCTTTTCGATTGCCATGAGCTTACCCCGGAGCTCGCAGAGCAGGGATTCGCCTTCAACATCGACGTGCGTCAGGACTATCTCATCGCGGCCGCCAGCGTCGTCTCTACCCGAGCCCCGATGCCTTCCTTCCAGGAGGAGGTCGACCGCATCACCCGAAAGCTCCTCAAGGACGCCGCCTCTCGGGGTGCGGCCTCCGGCATGTTGGGCAGCCGCATCATCCTTCTGTTCCCCCTTAGCGGAAGACGCTCCCCAGAGGGGATAGTCGCCGAGATTACCGCGTGGCTGGAAAAGGCAGCCCTGCACGTACGCCGGTCTACGGCACTGACCCTGACGGTTGGGGTCTCCAGCATCGGGTCACCTGCTCCGGAGGCAGCGGACCAAGCAGTTCGGGCTCTCCGCCATGCGCTCCACTCGCCCGCAGATGTTTACCGCTTCGACGATCTCACTCTCGAATTGCTCGTCGACTCGATCCCCGAACGACAACGACAGGCCTTCGTACAGCGAGTCTTCCGCGACACTCCCGGGGAGGCCCGCCGATACCTGAAGGCCTACTTCGAAGCAGATGGCTCCCTTTCTCTGGCCGCCGAGACGCTGTTCATCAATAAAAACACGCTCAACGGAAGGCTTCACCGGGTTGCTGAGACCACGGGATACGACCCACGCCGGATCGCTGACGCAGTCGTACTGTGGTTGGCCTTGCATCTCGAAGGCTGA